The following are encoded together in the Montipora capricornis isolate CH-2021 chromosome 5, ASM3666992v2, whole genome shotgun sequence genome:
- the LOC138049064 gene encoding integrase/recombinase xerD homolog, with protein sequence MHGLISPSTPLLPASEITLIYFVSHLAKTVSYNTIKLYLFAVQDLHRLHNFALKLPKMFRLQKVLNGIKRSQIPVKLDRYPITIQILQSIFNFYRPDLTFDLNHIMLWAAFTLAFFGFLRSSEFTCNDHVFDPATHLCFKDVTFIPHVESPDYMLVTIKRSKTDPFRNGCTLTLARSTTSICAVMAMKDYVFQCQPSSAGPLFTFTSGKWLTRTSLTHALRDVLQQCGIQPQHYFSHSFRIGAATTAAAAGIPAWLIKVLGRWSSDCYERYIRTPQETLLAIPKQLTMN encoded by the coding sequence ATGCACGGGTTAATTAGCCCCTCTACGCCCCTTCTCCCCGCATCTGAAATTACTCTGATTTATTTTGTCTCCCATTTAGCCAAAACAGTTTCCTACAATACCATTAAGCTTTACCTGTTTGCCGTTCAAGACCTCCATAGGCTACACAACTTTGCCTTAAAACTCCCAAAAATGTTTCGACTCCAGAAGGTCCTTAATGGGATCAAACGTTCCCAAATCCCCGTTAAATTAGATCGTTATCCAATTACAATCCAAATCCTGCAgtctattttcaacttttaccGACCAGACTTGACTTTTGACCTCAATCACATTATGCTCTGGGCAGCCTTCACCTTAGCCTTTTTCGGTTTTTTACGTTCAAGCGAATTTACCTGTAATGACCACGTCTTCGACCCCGCAACTCACCTCTGCTTTAAGGATGTCACCTTTATCCCTCACGTTGAATCTCCCGACTACATGCTAGTCACGATTAAACGGTCGAAAACAGATCCCTTCCGCAATGGTTGCACCCTAACCCTAGCAAGGTCCACTACCTCCATCTGTGCCGTTATGGCTATGAAAGACTACGTGTTCCAATGCCAACCATCATCAGCAGGCCCCCTGTTCACCTTCACCAGTGGCAAGTGGCTCACCCGAACTTCTCTTACTCATGCACTCCGTGATGTCCTGCAGCAATGCGGCATACAACCTCAACACTATTTCTCACATAGCTTCCGTATTGGTGCTGCGACTACTGCAGCTGCTGCAGGGATTCCTGCCTGGTTAATCAAGGTATTGGGTCGTTGGTCTTCTGACTGCTATGAACGTTACATAAGAACTCCTCAAGAGACACTGCTGGCTATCCCTAAACAACTGACAATGAActga